A region of Anaerolineales bacterium DNA encodes the following proteins:
- a CDS encoding hybrid sensor histidine kinase/response regulator yields MATEAETPSETKDAEPTIKGGAKSTNPQISAGGIVLSTVYHGLFEPLQSISGYIELILDGKVPDPRQRMEFLRISYRESQYLANRFRDLIVASSIETGEFELKLAKYSMETLIRRCIQQLMFKADAKGIHLQDSTSELPTVEGDESLINTAMLDILDTLIKFAPSNSRVTVNAGLEDDQLIVRTTDSGGGMTKEDLAKLGRQSADSSDPRTGATAGLGLGLAIARHIVEAHGGRIWFEEAQGGGSSLNFKLPLKAKVKKIKRPVSTNPKILIVDDEPAFLHVIEYALQHEGYETLKAGNGIKALEFVENEQVDLVILDVMLPGMDGYEVCHRLQAKPQTADIPVLMISAKSRVEDKATAMRVGARLYLEKPFGMGDLVSAVKQLLAGTDGQDGDKDGIPIVSE; encoded by the coding sequence ATGGCCACAGAAGCGGAAACTCCATCAGAAACGAAAGACGCGGAGCCCACCATCAAGGGGGGAGCAAAATCGACGAACCCGCAAATCAGCGCGGGCGGAATCGTACTCTCGACGGTGTATCACGGATTGTTCGAGCCCCTGCAATCGATCAGCGGCTACATCGAACTCATCCTGGACGGCAAGGTGCCCGACCCAAGGCAGCGCATGGAGTTCTTGCGTATTTCCTATCGCGAGTCGCAATACCTGGCGAATCGCTTCCGGGATCTGATTGTTGCCTCTTCGATCGAGACGGGCGAGTTTGAACTCAAACTCGCGAAGTACTCCATGGAGACGCTCATCCGGCGTTGTATACAACAATTGATGTTCAAGGCGGATGCCAAAGGTATTCACCTCCAGGACAGCACCTCGGAACTTCCGACGGTGGAAGGCGACGAAAGTCTGATCAACACTGCAATGTTGGACATCCTGGATACGCTGATTAAATTCGCCCCTTCCAATTCAAGAGTAACGGTAAACGCCGGGTTGGAGGACGATCAATTGATCGTTCGAACTACTGACAGCGGCGGTGGTATGACGAAGGAAGATTTGGCGAAGTTGGGCCGCCAATCCGCCGATTCGTCCGATCCTCGCACGGGCGCAACCGCGGGATTGGGTTTGGGGCTGGCGATTGCCAGGCACATCGTCGAAGCGCACGGCGGACGTATATGGTTTGAGGAAGCCCAGGGTGGGGGGAGTTCACTCAATTTCAAGCTGCCGCTCAAGGCAAAGGTCAAGAAAATCAAGCGTCCGGTTTCGACGAATCCGAAGATATTGATCGTCGATGACGAGCCGGCGTTCCTGCACGTGATCGAGTACGCCTTGCAGCACGAAGGCTATGAGACGCTCAAGGCCGGCAACGGCATCAAGGCCCTGGAATTCGTCGAGAACGAGCAAGTTGATCTCGTGATCCTGGACGTCATGCTGCCGGGCATGGACGGGTATGAAGTCTGTCACCGCCTGCAGGCAAAGCCCCAGACGGCAGACATTCCCGTGCTGATGATTTCGGCCAAGTCCCGCGTGGAGGACAAAGCCACCGCGATGCGGGTGGGCGCCAGGCTTTACCTCGAAAAACCGTTCGGCATGGGAGATCTCGTCAGTGCCGTGAAGCAACTGCTTGCCGGTACGGATGGCCAGGATGGAGACAAAGATGGCATACCAATCGTCAGCGAATAA
- a CDS encoding helix-turn-helix domain-containing protein: MKPAHTRLYTAREAASYLGVSLATLNRVERDGHLVPFRTHGGHRRYSKAMLDEYLESNKERWLKGGEGG; this comes from the coding sequence ATGAAGCCTGCTCATACACGGCTCTACACTGCGAGAGAGGCCGCCAGCTACCTGGGGGTCAGTCTCGCCACTTTGAATCGGGTTGAAAGGGATGGCCATCTCGTGCCATTCCGGACCCACGGCGGACATCGTCGCTACAGCAAGGCGATGCTGGACGAATATCTCGAGAGTAACAAAGAACGTTGGTTGAAGGGCGGAGAGGGCGGATGA
- a CDS encoding GGDEF domain-containing protein — MAVFEDETCDTEFDYAKGAELSQPKAVVLVLTGAELGKRFPLNGRPAIIGRNPAKANIVISDRTVSGIHSRIDFNPRSQQYTITDLQSRNGILVNFEKRDTSELNNGDKIFVGATVLKFTYEDDFEVKFHTKLNEIMNIDDLTGLPVKRILDREFKLEFFRCKRNGKKLSLLMMDMDGLKRINDSHGHLMGSFSISESGKIIRKTIGRKGVASRYGGDEFIAFLRNTPLSKAETIGESIRTKIEGHNFTRNNVCIQPTISIGVAEISTDMQAPEDLVKLADEALYRAKEAGRNTVSR; from the coding sequence GTGGCAGTTTTCGAAGACGAAACGTGCGACACCGAATTCGACTATGCCAAGGGAGCAGAATTATCACAGCCAAAAGCTGTGGTCCTGGTGCTCACGGGGGCGGAGCTTGGGAAACGATTCCCCCTGAACGGCAGGCCGGCGATTATCGGACGCAATCCCGCAAAAGCGAACATCGTCATCTCCGACCGAACCGTTTCCGGCATTCATTCCCGCATCGATTTCAACCCTCGAAGTCAACAATACACGATTACCGATTTGCAGAGTAGAAACGGTATCCTGGTCAATTTTGAAAAAAGGGATACATCCGAACTGAACAACGGGGATAAAATTTTCGTTGGTGCTACGGTGTTGAAATTCACCTACGAAGACGACTTCGAGGTCAAGTTCCACACGAAGCTCAACGAGATCATGAACATCGACGATCTCACGGGGCTTCCCGTAAAGCGTATTCTCGATCGCGAATTCAAGTTGGAATTCTTCCGCTGCAAACGTAACGGGAAGAAATTGTCACTCTTGATGATGGACATGGATGGATTGAAACGTATCAATGACAGCCACGGTCACTTGATGGGATCCTTTTCCATCTCCGAATCGGGAAAGATCATTCGGAAAACGATCGGACGAAAAGGTGTGGCGAGTCGCTACGGCGGTGATGAGTTCATCGCGTTCTTGCGTAACACGCCGCTTTCGAAAGCAGAGACGATCGGCGAGTCGATTCGTACGAAAATCGAGGGACACAATTTCACGCGAAACAACGTTTGTATACAACCCACGATCAGTATCGGCGTCGCCGAAATCTCCACCGATATGCAAGCGCCGGAAGACCTGGTCAAACTTGCGGACGAAGCGCTTTACCGGGCCAAGGAAGCTGGCCGCAACACGGTTTCTCGATAA
- a CDS encoding biotin transporter BioY: MNRSSDLRLSFVDVLWPGTGLVREIIWIGGGVLLTALLTRIEIPLTPVPITGQTFAVLLVGALLGSKRGALSMITYIGAGLIGAPVFSRGGWGLSHLAGPTGGYLVGFVIAAFLVGKLSERGWDRRFIRTLLAMSLGTIAIYVAGCLWLTQFVGWNAVLEVGALPFLVGDGLKVVLAAIALPSGWVVLSQQSQGFRPSEKR; the protein is encoded by the coding sequence ATGAATCGTAGTTCGGACCTGCGTTTATCGTTTGTGGACGTGCTTTGGCCGGGAACCGGACTGGTGCGGGAGATCATCTGGATCGGCGGCGGTGTCTTGTTGACTGCGCTGTTGACCAGAATAGAAATCCCACTTACACCGGTTCCGATCACCGGGCAGACGTTTGCTGTTTTGCTCGTGGGGGCTCTGCTGGGCAGTAAACGGGGTGCTTTAAGCATGATCACCTACATAGGAGCTGGTTTGATCGGGGCGCCGGTATTTTCGCGCGGGGGCTGGGGATTGTCCCATCTTGCAGGTCCTACTGGCGGCTACCTGGTGGGTTTCGTGATCGCTGCCTTTCTGGTCGGGAAATTGAGCGAACGTGGCTGGGATCGCCGGTTCATCCGCACGCTGCTTGCCATGTCCCTCGGAACGATCGCGATTTACGTTGCGGGCTGTCTGTGGCTGACGCAATTCGTAGGTTGGAATGCGGTGTTGGAAGTTGGCGCACTTCCTTTTCTCGTCGGCGACGGGCTGAAGGTTGTGCTTGCCGCAATCGCACTACCCTCCGGGTGGGTGGTTTTGAGCCAGCAGTCGCAGGGATTCCGGCCGTCCGAAAAGCGTTAG
- a CDS encoding DUF3795 domain-containing protein gives MYCGVCRIHQATLENDLSYLKRLGKLYARRFPQISALPVEELLCDGCLSSRRFPSCQVCAIRDCTQSKGIEGCHACGDFPCERIEEFPIPAGKKAILRAVPDRREHGTRAWIRSEIDRYRCPACGERLFRGVKQCSACRVSVDLD, from the coding sequence TTGTATTGCGGCGTTTGTAGAATCCATCAAGCGACTTTGGAAAACGATCTGAGCTACTTGAAAAGGTTGGGCAAGCTCTACGCACGTCGCTTTCCCCAGATTTCCGCCTTGCCCGTGGAGGAATTGCTTTGCGATGGCTGCCTGTCATCCAGGCGCTTTCCTTCTTGCCAGGTCTGTGCGATCCGGGACTGCACGCAATCCAAGGGGATCGAAGGCTGTCATGCCTGTGGGGATTTCCCGTGTGAACGGATCGAGGAATTTCCGATCCCTGCGGGAAAGAAAGCCATTCTGCGCGCCGTCCCGGACCGGCGGGAACATGGAACCAGAGCCTGGATTCGATCTGAAATCGACCGGTACCGCTGCCCGGCTTGTGGGGAACGCTTGTTTCGAGGCGTGAAACAGTGCTCGGCATGCCGCGTGAGTGTGGATCTGGATTGA
- a CDS encoding flavodoxin domain-containing protein yields MGNVLVLYYSNEGSTKKMAEYVAEGARSVADIHVRLKSTEQAGREDVLWCDGMAVGSPTYLGTVAAEMKQFWEDLLPVWQKIDGKIGCAFSSEGGWGGGAELTCLAMMTIMLNYGMLVFGVTDYSGEQFTLHYGATQAGDPRGEKEVEACRRLGRRLAEWVAIYFDGRKDLHPGKATYKRLP; encoded by the coding sequence ATGGGGAACGTGTTGGTGCTCTACTACAGCAATGAGGGATCGACGAAGAAAATGGCCGAGTACGTTGCGGAAGGTGCGCGCAGCGTTGCGGATATCCACGTGCGTCTGAAATCGACCGAGCAGGCCGGGCGGGAAGACGTGCTTTGGTGCGACGGAATGGCGGTTGGCTCGCCCACCTACCTGGGCACGGTTGCGGCGGAGATGAAGCAATTTTGGGAGGATCTGCTTCCCGTTTGGCAGAAGATCGACGGCAAAATCGGCTGTGCCTTCAGTTCGGAGGGCGGGTGGGGCGGCGGCGCTGAACTGACCTGCTTGGCGATGATGACGATCATGCTCAATTACGGCATGCTGGTTTTCGGGGTGACGGATTATTCCGGCGAGCAGTTCACGCTGCATTATGGGGCCACGCAAGCCGGAGACCCGCGCGGTGAGAAAGAGGTCGAGGCATGCCGCAGGCTGGGCAGACGCCTGGCGGAGTGGGTGGCGATCTATTTCGACGGCCGTAAGGATTTACACCCGGGAAAGGCGACCTACAAGCGTCTTCCGTGA
- the guaB gene encoding IMP dehydrogenase: MNTELFEQGVALTFDDVLVVPGYSHVLPSDTDVSVQLTEKIRLNVPILSAAMDTVTEARLAIALARQGGIGVIHRNLSPEDQAAEVDKVKRSQSGMIVDPITLKPDATIQEAEDIMSHYHISGIPIVEDGDVLVGILTNRDIRFLNAENYRSPVREYMTSEKLVTGPVGIDMNGAKSLLQKYRIEKLPLVDEQGVLKGLITVKDIQKERDFPLAATDERGRLMVGAAVGVRDGSDKRLEGLLAMDVDLIAVDTAHGHTRDVIEAVKRIRKVAPDLALIAGNVVTPEGTRALIEAGVDVVKVGVGAGSICTTRVVAGVGMPQLSAIHACARAAKAHGVPIVADGGIKFSGDIVKAIAAGANAVMLGNLLAGLEESPGETVLFEGRQFKDYRGMGSMGAMKGYGRDRYGSGIVASGKTVPEGIEGRVPYKGPLEEYVYQLVGGLRSGMGYAGAENLEELQQNARLIRITNAGLIESHPHDVVITKEAPNYQVM; encoded by the coding sequence ATGAACACTGAATTGTTCGAGCAGGGCGTTGCCCTGACGTTTGATGATGTTCTCGTGGTTCCGGGATACAGCCACGTGCTTCCCAGCGATACGGATGTCTCCGTGCAGCTTACGGAGAAGATTCGCTTGAACGTCCCCATTCTGTCGGCGGCCATGGATACCGTAACGGAAGCGAGACTGGCGATCGCGTTGGCGCGGCAAGGGGGGATTGGCGTCATACACCGCAATTTGTCGCCCGAAGATCAAGCGGCCGAAGTAGACAAGGTCAAACGATCGCAATCCGGCATGATCGTCGATCCGATCACCCTCAAACCCGACGCCACGATTCAGGAAGCCGAAGACATCATGTCCCACTATCACATCAGTGGAATCCCGATCGTTGAGGATGGCGACGTCCTCGTCGGGATTCTCACCAATCGGGACATTCGTTTCCTGAACGCAGAAAACTACCGCAGTCCGGTGCGGGAATACATGACCAGTGAAAAGCTGGTGACTGGGCCTGTCGGTATCGACATGAACGGCGCGAAGAGCTTGCTGCAGAAGTACCGCATCGAAAAATTGCCGCTCGTGGATGAGCAGGGGGTACTCAAGGGATTGATCACGGTCAAAGACATTCAGAAGGAACGCGACTTTCCGTTGGCTGCCACAGACGAGCGGGGAAGGTTGATGGTCGGCGCAGCGGTGGGGGTCAGAGACGGATCGGATAAACGCCTCGAAGGTCTGTTGGCGATGGACGTGGATCTGATTGCCGTCGACACGGCGCACGGTCACACCCGAGATGTCATCGAAGCCGTGAAACGCATCCGTAAAGTTGCCCCAGACCTGGCGCTGATCGCCGGGAACGTCGTCACGCCGGAAGGGACCAGGGCGCTGATCGAAGCGGGCGTCGACGTGGTCAAAGTTGGAGTCGGCGCCGGCTCGATATGCACCACGCGCGTCGTCGCCGGTGTGGGAATGCCGCAGCTTTCTGCCATTCATGCCTGCGCCAGGGCGGCGAAGGCGCACGGCGTCCCCATCGTGGCCGATGGCGGCATCAAATTCTCCGGGGACATCGTAAAGGCCATCGCTGCCGGGGCGAACGCCGTCATGCTGGGGAACCTGCTTGCCGGGCTGGAGGAATCACCTGGCGAAACGGTGCTTTTCGAAGGAAGGCAGTTCAAGGATTACCGGGGAATGGGCAGCATGGGCGCGATGAAGGGATACGGCCGGGATCGCTACGGTTCGGGAATCGTAGCATCGGGGAAGACCGTTCCCGAAGGAATCGAAGGCCGGGTTCCCTACAAGGGGCCATTGGAGGAATACGTCTATCAGCTCGTTGGCGGATTGCGATCCGGAATGGGATATGCGGGAGCGGAGAACCTCGAGGAACTGCAGCAGAATGCACGCCTGATCCGCATAACGAACGCCGGCCTCATCGAAAGTCATCCGCACGACGTTGTGATCACGAAAGAAGCGCCGAATTACCAGGTGATGTAG
- the purH gene encoding bifunctional phosphoribosylaminoimidazolecarboxamide formyltransferase/IMP cyclohydrolase — protein sequence MSIALLSVADKSKLPAFAEGLSSLGWEFIASGGTAKLLRENKIDVKEVADYTGYPEILGGRVKTLHPAVHGGILSRENEADTADLEKISAKPIDLIAVNLYPFRETIARPNVTLEEAIEKIDIGGVALLRAAAKNFQRVTVIVDTDDYDLVLKELRENGETSPETRRRLAVKAFAHTQSYDAAISAYLAPGGALNVPLFPIQELRYGENPHQSALLYGFSPEAGPMGGELLQGKPLSYNNLLDLDAAWRAAISFERPTVCIVKHLSPCGLASAETLAAAYDPALASDPVSAFGSVIAVNREFDLAVAKKLGKLFVECIIAPGFSKDAAEVLSKKGNLRLLRMPSMQLDPDYELRSVNAGILRQDIDMGDPPKTDWRVATKREPSEEEWTGLRFAWKACQHVKSNAIVFSVGEATVGIGGGQPNRVDCVRIAATRAGDKSKGAVMASDAFFPFPDSVEEAAKYGITAIVQPGGSVRDDQSIEACDRLNIAMVFTGVRHFRH from the coding sequence ATGTCAATTGCGTTGTTATCCGTTGCGGATAAATCGAAATTACCGGCCTTTGCCGAAGGACTGTCGTCATTGGGTTGGGAATTCATTGCCAGTGGGGGGACGGCAAAATTGCTGCGCGAAAACAAGATCGACGTGAAGGAAGTCGCGGACTACACCGGCTACCCGGAAATCCTGGGCGGCCGGGTCAAGACGCTGCATCCCGCAGTTCACGGCGGCATTCTTTCTCGCGAAAACGAGGCCGATACAGCCGACCTGGAAAAGATATCCGCAAAACCGATCGATTTGATCGCCGTCAACCTCTATCCATTTCGGGAGACGATCGCCAGGCCGAACGTGACTTTGGAGGAGGCCATCGAGAAGATCGACATCGGCGGTGTAGCTTTGCTGCGCGCTGCGGCTAAAAATTTCCAGCGCGTCACGGTTATCGTTGATACCGATGATTATGACCTCGTCCTGAAGGAGCTGCGCGAGAACGGGGAGACGAGTCCGGAGACGCGCCGCCGCCTGGCGGTGAAAGCTTTCGCCCACACCCAATCGTACGACGCAGCCATCAGCGCTTACCTGGCGCCCGGAGGAGCGCTCAACGTGCCGCTCTTCCCCATCCAGGAACTGCGCTACGGCGAAAATCCGCATCAATCGGCACTGCTGTACGGTTTTTCACCGGAAGCCGGACCGATGGGTGGAGAGCTGCTGCAGGGCAAACCGCTTTCGTACAACAACTTGCTCGATCTCGATGCTGCCTGGCGGGCTGCGATTTCGTTCGAGCGCCCGACGGTTTGCATCGTCAAACACCTTTCGCCATGCGGCCTGGCGTCGGCCGAGACGTTGGCTGCGGCCTACGATCCTGCGCTTGCTTCCGATCCGGTATCGGCGTTCGGAAGCGTGATCGCCGTGAATCGTGAGTTCGATCTGGCCGTGGCGAAGAAATTGGGCAAGTTATTCGTGGAGTGCATCATCGCTCCCGGCTTCAGCAAAGACGCGGCTGAAGTGTTATCCAAGAAGGGAAATCTCAGGCTGCTGCGGATGCCTTCGATGCAACTCGATCCGGATTACGAACTGCGCTCGGTCAACGCGGGGATACTACGCCAGGACATAGACATGGGAGATCCACCGAAGACCGATTGGCGCGTCGCAACCAAGCGCGAGCCCAGCGAAGAAGAATGGACCGGTTTGCGCTTCGCCTGGAAAGCGTGCCAGCACGTAAAATCCAACGCCATCGTCTTTAGCGTGGGCGAGGCCACTGTGGGGATCGGCGGCGGCCAACCCAACCGCGTCGACTGCGTGCGCATCGCAGCCACGCGGGCGGGGGATAAATCGAAAGGCGCCGTCATGGCTTCGGATGCTTTCTTCCCCTTCCCGGATTCGGTGGAGGAAGCGGCAAAGTACGGCATCACGGCCATCGTCCAGCCGGGTGGTTCCGTTCGTGACGATCAATCGATCGAAGCTTGCGACCGATTGAATATCGCCATGGTCTTCACAGGTGTGCGGCATTTCCGTCACTGA
- the purN gene encoding phosphoribosylglycinamide formyltransferase: MAEKKRDNRLVVLASGFGSNLQAIIDACASSDLDAEVAAVVCDHKNAYSLERAEEAGIPSRYHPWKPYKESGKNRRAYDADLAKIVAEFEPTLVILAGWMRVLTSAFLDRYPMRVVNLHPALPGTYPGTHAIERAWNDFQTGATDQTGVMVHYVPDEGVDVGPVIAQETVPIDKEDTLESLEERIHRVEHRLLVQAIRQALNTIEIQ; the protein is encoded by the coding sequence GTGGCAGAAAAGAAAAGGGATAACCGACTGGTCGTCCTGGCTTCCGGCTTCGGCAGCAACCTGCAGGCCATCATCGACGCCTGTGCGTCTAGCGACCTGGACGCCGAAGTCGCGGCCGTGGTTTGCGACCACAAAAATGCATACTCGCTGGAGCGAGCGGAGGAGGCCGGCATTCCCAGCCGCTACCATCCTTGGAAACCTTACAAGGAATCGGGAAAGAACCGCCGGGCGTACGATGCGGATTTGGCGAAAATCGTCGCCGAATTCGAACCCACCCTCGTGATTTTGGCGGGGTGGATGCGCGTACTCACCTCGGCATTCCTGGATCGATATCCCATGCGGGTCGTCAACCTGCATCCTGCACTTCCGGGAACTTACCCCGGAACGCACGCCATCGAACGCGCCTGGAACGATTTTCAAACCGGGGCGACCGACCAGACCGGTGTGATGGTGCATTACGTGCCCGATGAAGGCGTGGACGTCGGGCCCGTGATCGCGCAGGAGACCGTTCCGATTGACAAAGAAGATACACTCGAGTCCCTCGAGGAACGCATTCATCGAGTCGAGCACCGTTTGCTGGTCCAGGCCATTCGGCAAGCGTTGAATACCATCGAAATTCAGTAA
- the purD gene encoding phosphoribosylamine--glycine ligase, translating into MNVLVVGSGGREHTLAWKISQSSLLSELYALPGNPGTAQVAQNLPVSADDTNAIVEAAIEKEIELVVVGPEVPLANGITDALMAKGIRVFGPTAAAAQLESSKAFAKTFMQRHGIPTAGFEVFEEYEKAIDHVRGRGMDYVIKASGLAAGKGVILPADPEEAQQALREIMVDERFGDAGDRVVIEDKLAGREVSLLAFSDGRDILPMPTAQDHKRLLDNDRGPNTGGMGTFSPSPSMTAAEIEDACRRMLQPVIDGMREEGNPFVGVLYGGLILTESGVQVLEYNCRFGDPETQVILPLLESDLLEIMLACVEGNLAQTAPSVRWSDGAALCVVLASGGYPGTYKKGIEITGLDSLPDDVWAFHAGTTQKNGAIVTNGGRVLGVTARGPDIDEARKIVYAGIEKIRFEGMQYRNDIAKPASAYAAAGVDIDAGNRAVTLMKRAVESTHGAEVLAGVGAFGGLFQATRVSRMRDPVLSGSTDSVGTKVMLGVQLGRYHDLGVDLVNHCINDILVQGARPLFFLDYIGCSATDPDVVAELVAGVADACREADCALLGGETAELPGMYVEGQLDLAGAVVGVVEREAILPGDDIQAGDVLLGLASSGPHTNGFSLIRRVFAGEDLPAYRMADGSSLADALLAPHRSYLPYLSNLLDLPERPLKALVHITGGGFFDNIPRALPENLGARVDSGAWTVPQVFQLIQDRGRIEREEMYRVFNMGIGMIAVVDPADVKLVRETIAEDTYVIGEVCAGNDVVLV; encoded by the coding sequence ATGAACGTCCTGGTCGTCGGCTCAGGAGGGCGTGAGCATACACTGGCCTGGAAAATTTCCCAATCATCGCTGCTTTCCGAGCTGTATGCGTTGCCCGGGAATCCAGGGACGGCGCAAGTGGCGCAGAACTTGCCTGTTTCGGCGGACGACACGAACGCTATCGTCGAGGCGGCGATCGAGAAGGAGATCGAACTCGTCGTCGTGGGACCTGAAGTCCCGCTGGCGAACGGCATCACCGACGCCTTGATGGCGAAGGGGATTCGAGTGTTCGGCCCGACGGCGGCTGCCGCTCAATTGGAATCCTCCAAGGCGTTCGCCAAGACATTCATGCAGCGTCACGGTATTCCCACCGCTGGTTTTGAAGTCTTCGAGGAGTACGAGAAAGCGATCGACCACGTGCGCGGCCGCGGGATGGATTACGTGATCAAGGCTTCCGGTTTGGCTGCCGGGAAGGGCGTCATCCTGCCTGCCGATCCAGAAGAAGCGCAGCAGGCTCTCCGCGAGATCATGGTGGACGAACGATTCGGCGACGCCGGCGATCGTGTCGTGATCGAAGACAAACTCGCCGGCCGGGAAGTGTCGCTGCTGGCTTTCAGCGATGGACGCGACATCTTGCCCATGCCCACCGCGCAGGACCACAAACGTTTGTTGGATAACGACCGCGGGCCCAACACCGGCGGTATGGGGACCTTCTCGCCGTCTCCGAGTATGACGGCTGCAGAAATCGAGGATGCCTGCAGGCGCATGCTGCAGCCCGTCATCGACGGTATGCGGGAAGAAGGCAATCCGTTCGTCGGCGTGCTGTACGGCGGCTTGATCCTGACCGAATCAGGCGTTCAGGTGTTGGAATACAACTGCCGTTTCGGTGATCCCGAAACCCAGGTGATTCTGCCCCTGCTCGAGTCTGATCTGCTGGAAATCATGCTGGCCTGCGTGGAGGGCAATCTTGCCCAGACGGCTCCGAGCGTGCGTTGGAGCGACGGTGCGGCATTGTGTGTGGTGCTGGCTTCGGGCGGTTATCCGGGAACGTACAAGAAAGGAATCGAAATTACCGGGCTGGATTCCCTGCCGGACGATGTGTGGGCGTTTCACGCCGGGACGACGCAGAAGAACGGCGCCATCGTCACCAACGGCGGGCGGGTGCTGGGCGTGACCGCTCGCGGCCCGGACATCGATGAGGCACGAAAGATCGTGTATGCCGGCATTGAAAAGATCCGCTTTGAGGGGATGCAGTACCGCAACGATATCGCCAAACCGGCTTCGGCCTACGCGGCGGCGGGCGTCGACATCGATGCCGGAAATCGTGCCGTGACGTTGATGAAAAGAGCCGTGGAATCGACCCACGGAGCGGAAGTACTTGCCGGTGTGGGCGCGTTCGGCGGCTTGTTTCAGGCGACCCGGGTTTCCAGGATGAGGGACCCCGTGCTTTCCGGGTCGACGGACAGCGTGGGCACGAAGGTGATGCTCGGCGTGCAGCTGGGTCGCTATCACGACCTCGGCGTAGATCTTGTCAATCACTGCATCAACGACATTCTCGTGCAGGGCGCCCGGCCGCTGTTCTTTCTGGATTACATCGGCTGCAGCGCGACCGATCCGGACGTGGTCGCCGAACTGGTCGCCGGTGTGGCGGATGCCTGCCGCGAAGCGGATTGCGCCTTACTGGGCGGCGAGACGGCCGAACTCCCGGGGATGTACGTCGAGGGCCAGTTGGATTTGGCCGGTGCGGTCGTGGGAGTCGTGGAGCGCGAGGCGATTCTTCCCGGGGACGACATTCAGGCGGGCGACGTTCTCCTGGGGCTGGCATCTTCGGGGCCGCACACGAACGGCTTCTCACTCATCCGCCGGGTTTTCGCCGGCGAGGATTTGCCTGCTTACAGAATGGCGGACGGCAGCTCTCTGGCCGATGCCTTGTTGGCGCCGCATCGTTCTTATTTGCCGTATCTTTCGAATCTGCTCGATCTACCAGAGAGGCCGCTTAAAGCGTTGGTGCACATTACCGGTGGCGGCTTTTTTGACAACATACCCCGGGCATTACCCGAGAATCTGGGTGCACGGGTCGATAGCGGCGCGTGGACCGTCCCGCAGGTTTTTCAATTGATTCAAGACCGCGGCCGGATCGAACGCGAGGAAATGTATCGCGTCTTCAACATGGGCATCGGCATGATCGCCGTGGTCGACCCGGCCGACGTAAAGCTTGTGCGAGAAACCATTGCAGAGGACACATACGTAATCGGCGAAGTGTGCGCGGGGAACGATGTCGTTCTCGTGTAG